CCATTTTTCTCGAAattcaaaacatggaagttgtaggtaatcttctcatctttctctaggatttcgaatcgtctcgatcggaactcAGACGGGAAAATTATGCGTAAATTACAAACTAGTACCGGTTTTGGCTCCTGAAaattttcctgcaataaaaaaatgccaaaaattcataaattgttctataaaatcaaaatattataaataggacattgTGTTAACATATTGAGTATAAtcagatatttaattaaaaatataagtctcaatgcatgaaataaaacgcctaattacgcaatttaagtaCGTAATCATACCCTTACTTGGTCATGGTTCACAATTCGAACCTTAAATACTAAggatttgtaaaataaatttgaGTACAATAAAATGCTAAGTTGTACAAATGAAAACCAGatacactctcaaatgattttaaatttgaagCTTGGTAGAGTATAtgattttctctcaaaatattttttaagtaaaagtGAGAGTAAGGAAAATGTTTTcttttcaagattgaccttttgtaaaatcaaatacaCTAAGGttctcaagcaatatatatatacatatatgaatgtAAGAATATGATTAAGCCTTTAAAAAtgcctcaaaatattttctccaaaaatacaTTTAAAATAAAGAGTGGGAGAAATATTTTGTATAAGATTGACCTTTTGAATGCAAGAaggctctcaagaaaaatatataaacatgaatataagctcaagccttgcTTGTAATAATTCTCCAAAGTGATTTGAAAATGAAGAGTACGAGAAAAATGGATTTGATTTACTTCAAGATTGACCCTTGAGAAATCAAATGCAAGAAAGCTTTTATGCAAAATATATAAATGTGAatatatgctccaagcttccttGAATAGCccaaaatattttctcccaaaactattttcaaagatgaaagagaaggagaaaataaaatttgattttcaaaaatgggATTAAAAAATGTTTGGGAATGAACAAGAATCAAAATGTTCAGGTGTGCTCCCAATATGATctctctaacatttttcaagtgttttagCACGTATATATAGCGAAATACCCAATATAGTCATTATATGgccgttggggtattaaaataatagtttattttgaaaactagctgtttttCAGCCGTTTGAGCGTTTTCCttagaggtccggtcgactaggtgCACGAACACCCTTCTGTTTTTTGaatataactttttctatacagcTCCAAATTGGATTTTCTTAGTATGAAcataaatttaagagaaaatcacacaactttcatgttgaatactctTTAAGATAAGAAGTGATTGATTGAGAAGCTCGCTCATCAATTAgacgaaagaaacatgaagggaattttttgcCGCGGACACCTTTTAGTAATTTGGGCATtactttttctaaaaaacttCAAATGAAATGTTCTTGGTATTAAAaaaactaagagaaaatcccacaattttcatgttgtaCATATTTTAAAATGAGAACTAATTGATCGAGAAAATTACTCATCAATGTGATGACGAAAAcatgaaagagattttgaaaaacttgttttggaatttttttcacttaaataatttttacacatttgtgaaatgattttccatgaaatatagagtgtcTAAGGTTAATCTAAGGTCAGCGTCAATTCAAATCATGagatatgcatgcacaattgaaacctaattattattacaactgaaaataatAGTCTTCAAGTCTTTGCTCTTTACAAATCCATGCAATTCGCCAATTGATGTGCTCGTGTAAGAACTtcttgacttccattttgcatctgtCACTTGTACTTTCTGAAAGATAAACCTGTTCATACACTTAACACACAAGTGAGATGTTGTGTTTTATCGTTATCAATAAAGAGAagtgactcaaaaagtcaacagagcCCCTCATAAAAAAGGTTTATGCAAAGGAGAAAATATTCTAATGGCACTCAACGTGATCAAGATTGCTAAAGACATTCTAGCTCCTAaaagtaattatatatatatatatatatatatatatatatatatatatatattcttgccATTGGATTCAAAAGTAATGTTTCAACTTCGCCATTGGATTCAAAAGTAATGTTTCAACTTCATTTCAACCATTTAGTTGCATTCTTTGTACATATTGAAAATTTGATCAGGCATGAAAGATAGAACCTTATTTAAGGTTATCTTGGAATGAATTTTAGAGACATTAATACAACCATGGGTCTCAAGAACTATATATAAACTTGAGATATtattgaaatactgaaattgtgatttAATGTTATTTTTTTGAGTTAGAACTTTGATCCTCTAGGTTCTTCTCTTCTCATTATATTTTTAGCCACTAGTGAAAGGTATTCCTTTATCTGGATAAATTATTTtgcaaataattattaaaaaaaagaaataaaaaatttattaggaTTAAGAAGTAGACGCCCTTATATAACAATTTGCTCAGTGTTTGCTGAAAATTTTCTAAAGGAAAACTATAATTTATACATGTTGGCAATTATATACATATgtgaatacacacacacacacacacatatataaatgatttgaaatatatatatatatatattattgtgtaTGGGAGATTGACAAGAGATTAATTACATTGTAATTATACACGTGCATGTAATGTGTATGAATCCGAAGCCAAAAGTTGAGCATGTGTAGAAATTTTCAGTatgtaaataaaataaagtaacaTAAAATGACTCGATATTGCAACACATCTTAGAACACATGAATTTGTTGGACCAACACCTTGCGAAATGACAAAAAGTTAAAATTAGGTATTCAATGAGaacaaatacaaataaaaaaagttATTGATAAATACTTTTGTTGAAACAATATTCTGctaattttgtaaaactataatTTTGTCTTTCAGTAATTCATGCGCTGTCTTAagagtttttgtttttttttttgttcttccacagagaggaaaaaaaaaaagcaagaaaaaCAATACAGACAATATATTTTCAAACTTAATAATGAGTTGACGAATACAATCCATTAGGTCATCCTAACTTCAGTTTTGAATTGGATTTGGTGATGATatgcatatttcattttatttttttttataattattagaTAAAAGAATTTATTAGCATTTATATCCCCAAATTAATTATTGGGCATTTAATTAATCGAAACCAGACTTTCCATATGGCCATAACAGGCGCACATGCACCCCACGTCCACATCCATTGGCAACACAAAATCAAATTCCTCATCGACCACCTTCCCTCCCATCTCTCCCCCTTCTTTCACCTTCATCCTCATTATCCTACTCTTCCGTTTTCGCGATAACAGTATCTCGTCGCCTGTAGTCAACCCTAGCGGCGTAACCGATCCTCCCATATGATCGTCCGGCTTAAACACAAACACTTTTGCCCACGACGTCTCCCCCATCACCCACACCTCCCATTCACCCGACTCCGTTTCCACCAAAACGCCCACGCTCTCTTTCCACGCCCCTATTCTCGGCGTCAGCAAGCAGTTCGGTGAAAATTCTATGCACCGGAACGTCTCCGCCGCCACGTCGAACGACACCATCGCGAACCTTAAGGGATTCTGCAGTCCGATCCAGTTTACCGTCTGGTTAACCACCGCCACCTCGCTGGAACACAAGCGGATCAACGGCATCTTTGGGTTCACGGCGACGGCTTTCCAAGAATCCCTCCTCAGACTGTACACCTCAGCGATGATCTCCAGTTCCTGAAGGCGGAGGACTCTCACCACCTTGTAATCTTCGGTGCCGTCGCTCAACCGGAGGGACCCGAGACCCGCCCAGGCGAAACGCACCCGGTGGGATGAGTGGTGGCGACTGGCGGGAAGCGCGCGGGTTTCCCGGGTTGAAGGGTTCCAGAGGTAAATGGGCGACGCGGAACCGTAAGCCCAGAGGCAAACCAGCCCGCGGTGGGAGCAGGCTCGGACCTGGCTTTCCGGGGAGTACTTGAACTGAATGGAAGGAGGGAAGTCGAGGAGAAGAGGGGCGGCGCTGCCTCCGCGGCGGAGGAGGTAGATTGAGTGGCGGTGGTTGGGGTTCCAAAAAGGAAGGGTGCAGAGGATCTGGTGTTTGTTGTTATTGGAGGAGTGGAGGTTGAGGTGGGCGTTGATAAAGGATGGAGAGGAAGTAAGGGCCGCCCATGATTTGCTGACGCACCGGAATCTCCCAATAGACTTCACCGGTAGATGCGCCAAGATTTCGACGATGACTTCTGTCGGAAGGTCATGAAGGCTGCGGCCGAACTCCGATGGACACTTCATTGATTTGGGTGACAGGAGGATTGGGTTAATATCTCCGGCGACGAGTGTCAGTACTTAAAGATATGGGGATTGGAgatggtatatatatacagagagagagagagagagagagagagagagagagggaagaaacTTTCTTTAAGAATGTTTCCTTAAATAGATTTATTTCCGAAAAACACGAAGCCTCCGTTCAGTTTGAATCAGTTCCCAAAAAGTTAAAAATATGTGTCTGTATAATTGGCTTGCATTAATTAAATATGTTtacagatatttatatatttaatttgaaAACAAGATGCACATTCCAATGAATAAGTTTCCATATAATTATttcttattaatattttaatttaaaatatattagatctataatttaaatttttggtaatttttttactCTCTTTTGCATCTTTTCTAGTTCTACCTTATTTCGTACAGTTTTAAAAATAGAGATTAAGGTGCATGCAGACTCTTGAAAATTCCTAATTATCTTCTActtattgaaagataaatttataaaataacttAAGTTTTTATTACATTCAGCGCAACAAGAATTTACTTTTTGATAAACTTAAAATCTTCTAAACTTAAGCAATTTGCTTTAGGTTACATCCGTACTACGCATTTATAGTTTTTGTCGCTACCAATTATGAAACTTAGCTTACGATCTTGGAAAGAAATAGAATAGAAGAgttagttaattattttttattttactaaaaatacacttacatttaaatttttattaaataatgtCCCATGCAAGTACTATGAAGTATAgaattcataatttaataacaaatcaaaataaaaaattattttgtttacAATTTCATCATTATCCCACCATTCAAAATTTTGGTAATCCACTGTTTTAGTAAAAGTACATTAGCCAAATCATATGTTAAAATTTTAGGGAATGTAGTAACAATTGATAACAAAAGTACTAATGCAACACTTTCTTTGCTTGATACAGTTTATGTCAAATAGATTACATCTTTAGATGGAGAAGTTATATAAGGGACCTCCCCCCTCCACGTGCTTAAATTATACACACTGAAAATGGATCCCCCTATTTATATGTCTAATATTAATGAATGTAGGATCAATTTGTCACATGTTTAACATCTAAGACACAAACACATCATGAACACGTGGAGGGAGAAGTCTCTTATATAATTTCCACTTCAGATGAggaaatcgaaatcaaaatcaaaatcgtAAATTGAAAAATCGAACTGCCTTTGTTTTCAGTCCGATTTTcaatttttcggtaatttttttACACCCCTAAATAGAACCTTAATTGGTGCTTATGTGGAGGCTTTGATGAGGTAAGATTTCCATTTGAGAGAGTGGGTTCGTGCATATTAGATAGTAGCATAGGGAAGATTAATGAGTTCATACAATAATGGGAGTCAGTGAACCTCCCATTAAGTGGAGCATAATTCACATGGTCAAATAACTAGAAAAGTCTCATTCTTTCAAGACTTAACAAATTCTTGGTTAGCTTGGAAATTGTGGAGGACTGACATGGGGGAAATCTCCCTTTAAATTTGACAATTTCTAGCTCTAGTTGCAAAATTTTCATCAGCGAACTGATCAATGGTGGAAGTAAGTTCAGTTGTGTGGGACAATGTCTTATATTTTAGGTTAAAAgctcaaatttttaaaaagagaAGTTGAAAAGTTGGAAATGCTCTTTATAGGAAGAAAATGTGTTGCAAAAGCAAAAGCTTATGCAAGATATTGAGAGGTGGAACAAATTGGAAGAAAATAACCAGTTAGATACAAACGAAAGAGAGGCCAAGAACAAATTCAATGAAGAACTTACTTCTCATCCACGATAATGAGGTGTCTTCATGGAGACTTAaattgagagaaatttgattAAAGGTTGGAGACAAGAATACGAAGTTCTTCCACAACATGGCTACTATTAGAAGGAAGGTCAATTACATGTCGAGATTGGATATTCATGATAGGTCATGCAAGTCTTCTGAGGAGATTAAAAAAGGGGTGGTTGAATATTTTTAGGCATTATACAAGGAGACTTTGTAGGAACCTGGACCCGAAAAATATAAGAAAGTAAATATAAAAgggagaaataaaagaaaataaaagaaaaagaaggaattggGCAAGTTAGGGCCAAAACCTACGATGGTTTTCCAAGCTGGAGGAAAAGTACCCACGATTTTGGGTCAACTAGGCTAGTCAACCATAAAATCGGCAATGATTTTGTGGGAATAGGGGAAACAGACATCAATTTTCTCTTGGGCTGCCCACCTATAaagaagtgagctcattttttctTGGAAATCTCAAAAACCCCTCTTTTGAGCTCTTTCGGGATTTCTTCATCAAAAGGTTCCTACGGGCTCCCATGTGCTCCCGGTCACTCTCTTATTGTTTGGCGAATAGGATCTCGTAGTTTCACAGGTtcgaaaagttagggttttcgattttcggTCTGTTTTGGTTTCTGTTTCAAATagaggtaaggggattatgttaatACAATGTTTTAGTAATTTTGAACCGATGGAAATGTTTATGGattaagtatatttatgtttttagttattcTTTTTAAAACCAACAATTCAAAAGGCTCGttttcaaacttaggatatacgatatgatattttgagtagaaatgaacggtggaaagctcagtttgatcctacaaaccatttatacaaTGTTTTTTTTTGCTTGCCTATGGACTATGTTTTAAACAGGGAAAATTGTGTGGAAGGTgattattattttgagagttATGGAAATACCAGAACTGAGATTGTTTGTGTAATACCGAAATGTTTGCGAAACATATcagaactatttgtgaaaatgcAAGGACTTTATGATAGGGTCGAGGCCCAAGTTTGTATTAAACGTCATGATTGGGGTTTATAAAATGACATAGTTTTATTCAAAGGCTGAGAGCCAAGTTGTAACAGAGGGCTAAGGCCTGAGTTTGTATTAAATGGCGTGAAACCGAGATTTATAAAAATGAcatattttatgtgaaatgagttAGAGTAcaatttaattacttaaattgcgtgatatgctttaggaaccttgagAACTCAGTTATTATGAGCACAATACTGTAGCTAAAGAGAGTTTCATCATTGACCGTGTGTGCCCACACTGTACTGTGAGAGTGGTGTTGGGTTAACCTAGCCGATCAATCCAGGTAGAGGTGTTACCTTCCCTGGAAGTACgtaccaggaagtggtaaggcaattggACCCGCAAGCGAGTTGCGGAAGCCTACAAACATAGTTAGCAGGGAATGACTTGGTCTGGGTTGATTCCCCAGGTTTTAGTCCAACCTTTGGGCAGAACAACCCTAGCCATGGGggagtcttttatgcatatcagtatatttatgtaaatgatgtaattGTTTTTAGTACTATTTTATACTATGAGAAAGGAGAAGTGAGTATACATACTATTTTCAGTAAAAGAGAGATGTATGATTTTTTATACACTGAAACACATGCTGACCACACattgtcattaacttaatctttcttacagataggtgtctcaccccatatacaacatatcttttcaaaGAATCACAAAGATCGAGTTTAGCAAAACCAGTGGGTGAAGACTAGTATAGTttctttttgtgagtgtctgcaaGAACTCAGATGTGAGATGTTTATGGTGTTTGCCTAAGGGCTTGTATTTTGATCGTGTGGACCGAGTTAGTTGACTTTTTagtttgagatgtaatatgagaatggaaatactttgttttatattgatggttagactctggtaatagaCTATGGAGAATGTTTTACTTATTCCGTTGCATGTTTTATATTATaagatggtatcaggtacacagatgtcactaCAGTGGCACCCCGGGCCCCAAGGGGTTCTGGCCATTACAGACTTGCTCTTGGAGACCAAAACTAGATGACAAGGGATTTAAGAAACCTTTTTAGTTGAAGAAAGAAATTCACCCAAAAGGGATTTTCAGAGGAAGAAGTTTTATATACAATCAAATCCTTGAATGGTAGCAAACTCCAAGAACCAATGGTTGTCTATTGCTCTCATTCTAACATGTTGGGATTCCTTTAGACATGAATTCATGGAGGCCTTTAAGGAGTTTGAATTGAGAGGGAATTTTGTGAAAAGTTTAAATCCCATATTCACGGTCCTAATTCCGAAAAATGAAGGTTCTCAAAATGTGAGGGACTTCATACCAATTAGTCTCAATACCTTCTACAAAATCCTTGGCTAAAGCTTTAGCCATACGTCTCAAAAAGGTGTTGCTTTCTTTAACCAAAGGGTGATGTAATGTTCATGTCACCTTGTCacagtaaattaaaaaaaaaacaaaaaaaacaaaatagagCAACGTGTCTCCATTGCTGGTGAACATGCATGTGGCCTACTCATCCTAATCGGGTCAAACCTAGTTCAGAGCGGCTAAAATAGTCTGATTTTTTAACTgctagtttatttattttatttcaaaatatatttttaattgagttttttctattttttaaaattggaaaaatagtaaaaacaataaaaaaaatcataaaaatatatttttaaaattagaaaaaatataaaattatttgtgttattttcactcaaataaaaaaaatgagaaaataaaaaataccaaaaataaagaaaaaatctttaaaaatctaaaaaaattttagaaaaatgttggaaaagttttcaaaaacttctaaaaacttttgaaaaatctgagaatattttaaagatacttttaaatcaaatttgatgttttttgatgaatttattatatatatatatatatatataaatatattatttgtgtgtgtgtgtgtgtgtgtgtgtgtgtgtcttaaTGATGAaacaaagggtaaaaaggtatttCAGACACCACCTATACTGTTAGTTCGGatgggggtttatctaacaagatcccctcatttTGAGGTcatattagacattcctaaatcacactttatttttcattttccctttagattttatttatttatttattttaaaggagttaattaattaaagaccactagattcaatttagggataattcataattaattaggtatcattcgtaGAACGAGTGTGTATAGGGTGTTAGTACTGTCCCCTTACATAACTTAACTCTCGATCTTAACCCTGTTAAATCAAGACAAAAAATACCACCTCCTTGGCCTAGGATTAGTCAAGAaaccaatcaatgagtagtaattaggtgaactaaacACATCTAAGTAAATAACaagttagtgacgactccatcgAACTTATGATGTTATTATTCCTCGCTATTCTAGACCCTTCTTCGAAACGTTGCACCAAAGTTAATAAGATAATATTATCTATGAAAACTGCTCTTAAGCAAGGTACATGCTTGGGGTAGATGAAGAGGAAAACCAACAATTTTCAATAATGAGTATATGAAGAGGCTCAATCCTAGTTGAGCCATATGTCACTGTATGGATGGTGACGCGTGTCCCACTGACACTCATCTTCCTCTCACCTCTTTCTTCCATTTCacttctctctctcctttctccttctatctcttttccctttcttcttctcgCATGaatttctctttctctatctGATTTTTGTTCCTAGTTCTTTTACTTCTCTTTGGATttttctctatttctctctctctctctctctctctttccttttccaTTTGAATCTCACTccgttttttttctttttgtagatCAGAACCAAGAAGGGAAGCATGAGCAAGGaacttcaaattcttttcttttagATTCAAAATCAAATCAAACTCTCTAAAGATAGGTTCTCTATTCTCttgcttttattttttccttttcattttatGGTTTACTTAGATTTTCTCAAGAAAATTTTTCTAGATTTCCTTGTGAAACAAATAAGATTAACCTCACTAAATTGGATCTTGGGCTTTAGATGATTTTGCTTTATTAGCTGGGTCTGACTAAAATTAGTTTAGGCTTTGAGCCTCGACTAATTACTAGGCCAGACCAAACTCTGTTTGGAGAATTGGGCTTGGgctaattaattaatgaatttggCCAATTGGGTTTTAGGAGATTGGGTTGGATCATGGGCCATAACCAATGATCAATGGACCTAGGTCCAAATTGGATGGGCTTCAGATCAACTAATTTAAAATTCAAGCCGGGTTGAACTGGATTCGAATTTAAATAATTGAATTCGGGTATGAGTATTCAGATCTAGATCCTAATTAAATTTGGATAATTAATCCAAATTAAAATTGTTGTTTACACCCAAATCATACAATTTTGGATTTCAATGTGTAAAACATTAAAGGAACTAACCTGTTGTCTACAAACTCCTCCAATTGCCAAATTTGATGCCACTACCTTTCTGATTCTGGCTCTCCGCTTTATTACTCCTCGAGCCTTTTATTTTTGCAATTTCTCCAAGCCTCTGAATCTTTGCTTTGTGattctttcaaagcttcttgaatTCTTTCTATTGTTATTATTGTCGTCCAAGTCTTCAATCTCAATCTCTCAGCAATCAAAACTCTCTAAATTTCACTCATAATTGCATGTATGATCGTCTTGTAAGACACAAATAAATtgcctcaaataaaattatgattatatttatttacaagatatgaaaggtttttaaatataataatgtttCAATATATTGGTTTCTCAAATATGAAGAGTCTATTTACAATGACTTCTCGGAATTTGAGGAGTTATAATTATGATAAGTTATGAATGTTAATTAATCACTTGATGAAAGTGATTAGTATATAAAGGTGGTTGGGGCTGGTCATATCTTATCTTAGGAAGCCTGTGCTACTTTTCCATAAAATTAAGAAAAGCACAATGAAATGtaattgtgatgacccaaaaatatatacatgattaaagcacaataataataaaataataaaaatggtcattgaattaatatcaatacagaagtgtttttctgtaggatccttgattccatgtttgatggctaagaaagaccttgtctaagcgagtgctcagagaccattgcggttcagtcgctccctggaggtcggcctggtcaaaatggaatttcataggataaacatgatagacactgtttatacacgtaaataagtatatatacataaaatagtgttttgacagacataatttgtagaaatacataataagatgataataatataggtatcatatatgggg
The sequence above is a segment of the Malania oleifera isolate guangnan ecotype guangnan chromosome 8, ASM2987363v1, whole genome shotgun sequence genome. Coding sequences within it:
- the LOC131162570 gene encoding F-box/kelch-repeat protein At3g23880-like is translated as MKCPSEFGRSLHDLPTEVIVEILAHLPVKSIGRFRCVSKSWAALTSSPSFINAHLNLHSSNNNKHQILCTLPFWNPNHRHSIYLLRRGGSAAPLLLDFPPSIQFKYSPESQVRACSHRGLVCLWAYGSASPIYLWNPSTRETRALPASRHHSSHRVRFAWAGLGSLRLSDGTEDYKVVRVLRLQELEIIAEVYSLRRDSWKAVAVNPKMPLIRLCSSEVAVVNQTVNWIGLQNPLRFAMVSFDVAAETFRCIEFSPNCLLTPRIGAWKESVGVLVETESGEWEVWVMGETSWAKVFVFKPDDHMGGSVTPLGLTTGDEILLSRKRKSRIMRMKVKEGGEMGGKVVDEEFDFVLPMDVDVGCMCACYGHMESLVSIN